Proteins encoded together in one Streptomyces sp. TLI_171 window:
- a CDS encoding NDP-hexose 2,3-dehydratase family protein — translation MSAPDSAPAAVRPREDAALAARIARSAAATEGARLSTAQFAEWLAGRGRANDFKVEKIPFAELVGWSFDPDTGNLVHRSGRFFSVEGLHVTVDDGPYREWHQPIIKQPEVGILGIVVKEFDGVLHCLMQAKMEPGNRNLLQLSPTVQATRSNYTKVHKGADVKYIEYFIGGRPRRVLADVLQSEHGSWFFHKSNRNMIVEALDEVPLHEDFCWLTFGQIAELLRRDNVVNMDSRTVLACAPHPDPDGRALHPDTELLSWFTGQRSRYDIRAERVPLAGLPGWKQGEHSIDHEQGRFFQVVAVSVTAGSREVTSWTQPLIEPVGPGVAAFLTRRIDGVRHVLAHAKVEGGFLDAVELAPTVQCTPGNHDRLPPFLDLVLDAAPERIRYRAVHSEEGGRFLHAEADYLIVEVGDLVPVEEPEGYAWVTPGQLATLVRHGHYVNVQARTLLAVLNGLPEDD, via the coding sequence ATGTCCGCACCGGACTCCGCTCCGGCCGCCGTCCGGCCGCGCGAGGACGCCGCGCTCGCGGCCCGGATCGCCCGGTCGGCCGCCGCCACCGAGGGCGCCCGGCTGAGCACCGCGCAGTTCGCCGAGTGGCTGGCCGGGCGCGGCCGGGCCAACGACTTCAAGGTGGAGAAGATCCCGTTCGCCGAGCTGGTCGGCTGGTCCTTCGACCCGGACACCGGCAACCTGGTGCACCGCAGCGGCCGGTTCTTCTCGGTGGAGGGCCTGCACGTCACCGTCGACGACGGCCCCTACCGCGAGTGGCACCAGCCGATCATCAAGCAGCCCGAGGTCGGCATCCTGGGCATCGTGGTCAAGGAGTTCGACGGCGTCCTGCACTGCCTGATGCAGGCCAAGATGGAGCCCGGCAACCGCAACCTGCTGCAGCTCTCGCCGACCGTCCAGGCCACCCGCAGCAACTACACCAAGGTGCACAAGGGCGCGGACGTGAAGTACATCGAGTACTTCATCGGCGGCCGCCCGCGCCGGGTGCTGGCCGACGTGCTGCAGTCCGAGCACGGCTCCTGGTTCTTCCACAAGAGCAACCGCAACATGATCGTCGAGGCGCTGGACGAAGTCCCGCTGCACGAGGACTTCTGCTGGCTGACCTTCGGGCAGATCGCCGAACTGCTGCGCCGCGACAACGTGGTCAACATGGACTCGCGCACCGTGCTGGCCTGCGCCCCGCACCCGGACCCGGACGGCCGGGCGCTGCACCCGGACACCGAACTGCTGTCCTGGTTCACCGGTCAGCGCTCCCGCTACGACATCCGGGCCGAGCGGGTCCCGCTGGCCGGCCTGCCCGGCTGGAAGCAGGGCGAGCACTCGATCGACCACGAGCAGGGCCGGTTCTTCCAGGTGGTCGCCGTCAGCGTGACGGCCGGCAGCCGCGAGGTCACCAGCTGGACCCAGCCGCTGATCGAACCCGTCGGCCCTGGCGTCGCCGCCTTCCTCACCCGGCGGATCGACGGCGTCCGGCACGTGCTGGCGCACGCCAAGGTCGAGGGCGGCTTCCTGGACGCCGTCGAACTCGCCCCCACCGTCCAGTGCACCCCCGGCAACCACGACCGGCTGCCGCCGTTCCTCGACCTGGTGCTGGACGCCGCACCCGAACGGATCCGCTACCGGGCCGTGCACTCCGAGGAGGGCGGGCGCTTCCTGCACGCCGAGGCCGACTACCTGATCGTCGAGGTCGGCGACCTGGTGCCGGTCGAGGAACCGGAGGGCTACGCCTGGGTGACGCCGGGTCAGCTCGCCACCCTGGTCCGGCACGGCCACTACGTGAACGTCCAGGCCCGCACCCTGCTGGCCGTCCTGAACGGGCTCCCCGAGGATGACTGA
- a CDS encoding Gfo/Idh/MocA family protein, with protein MTDTALRIGVLGCAEIARRRMLPAIAAQPGLRLAAIASRDPERAKPLAEQYGCRAVTGYRALVEDPDVDAVYVPLPIALHADWTAAALEAGKHVLAEKPLTADPQSTLALQRLAERRGLVLRENVMFVHHPVHEQVRRLVADGAIGELRMFSAAFAVPALPPTDIRHRPELGGGALLDVGYYPVRAALHLLGPQLTVAGAALHRGGSGAVDTSGTALLLAPGGVLGQLAFGMDHAYRNSYELWGSTGRIRVDRAFTPPADTAPGVLLERGGDREQLVAPAVDQVAATLAAFTAAVAEGATAADPLIHRQAELLRAVRAAATPARP; from the coding sequence ATGACTGACACCGCGCTGCGGATCGGCGTGCTGGGCTGCGCGGAGATCGCCCGGCGGCGGATGCTGCCCGCGATCGCCGCGCAGCCCGGCCTCCGGCTGGCCGCGATCGCCAGCCGGGACCCCGAGCGCGCGAAGCCGCTCGCCGAGCAGTACGGCTGCCGGGCGGTGACCGGCTACCGCGCCCTGGTCGAGGACCCCGACGTGGACGCGGTGTACGTGCCGCTGCCGATCGCGCTGCACGCCGACTGGACCGCCGCCGCGCTGGAGGCCGGCAAGCACGTGCTGGCCGAGAAGCCGCTCACCGCCGACCCGCAGTCCACCCTCGCCCTGCAGCGGCTGGCCGAACGGCGCGGGCTGGTGCTGCGGGAGAACGTGATGTTCGTCCACCACCCGGTGCACGAACAGGTCCGCCGGCTGGTCGCCGACGGCGCGATCGGCGAGCTGCGGATGTTCTCCGCCGCCTTCGCCGTCCCCGCGCTGCCGCCCACCGACATCCGGCACCGACCCGAACTCGGCGGCGGAGCCCTGCTCGACGTCGGCTACTACCCGGTCCGGGCCGCGCTGCACCTCCTGGGCCCGCAGCTCACCGTGGCCGGCGCCGCCCTGCACCGCGGCGGCAGCGGCGCGGTGGACACCTCCGGCACGGCCCTGCTGCTCGCCCCCGGCGGGGTGCTCGGCCAGCTCGCCTTCGGGATGGACCACGCCTACCGCAACAGCTACGAACTCTGGGGCAGCACCGGCCGGATCCGGGTCGACCGGGCCTTCACCCCGCCCGCCGACACGGCCCCCGGCGTGCTGCTGGAACGCGGCGGCGACCGCGAACAGCTCGTCGCCCCCGCCGTCGACCAGGTCGCCGCCACCCTCGCCGCGTTCACCGCCGCCGTCGCCGAAGGAGCCACCGCCGCCGATCCGCTGATCCACCGTCAGGCCGAGCTGCTGCGCGCCGTGCGCGCCGCGGCCACCCCTGCCCGCCCCTGA